The Pseudomonadota bacterium region TCGAGGTCGAGCTTCTTCTGGCGATACAGGTCGAGGTACATCGGGAAGTCGACCTTGAAGTTGGCGCTGCCGTACATGCAACCGCGGATGGTCTTGGCGGTGAACGGCACGATCATGGCGTTGAAGGAGAAGCGGTCATCGGCGCGACCGACACCCACCAGCACCGTCATGCCGCCCATGCGCGTGGCCTTGAAGCAGGCTTCGACGAGCTTGCCCATGCCGACCACTTCAAAGGCGTAATCGACGCCGATGCCGTTGGTCATGTCCAGCACCTGCTTGAAGGCATCGGTCTTGGGATCGATGACGTCGGTGGCGCCGAACGAGCGGGCGAGTTCCATGCGCTCGGCGGAAAGATCGACGGCGATGATCTTGGCCGCGCCGGCAATGCGCGCGCCTTGGATGACGTTGAGGCCGACACCGCCGCAACCGAACACCGCGACGGTCGAGCCGGGCTTGACCTCGGCGGTCTTGATGGCGGCGCCGACGCCGGTGGTGACGCCGCAGCCGACCAGAGCGGCGGCCTTGAAATCATGGCTCTTGTCGATCGACACCACGCACACCGAAGGCACCACGCAGTATTCGGCCATGTTGCCGAGGAAGGACATCACGGTGATTTCCTTGCCGTCGAGCTTGACGCGGCTGGTGCCGTCGATGAGGCCGCCGTGCGGCTTGTTCTGCGCGCACAGGTGCGGTTCATGGTGATCGCAGAAATAGCAATTGCCACAGTTGGGCACGAACGACAGCACCACGTGGTCGCCGGGCTTGACGTTGGTCACGCCTTCGCCCACTTCCTCGACGATGCCGGCGCCTTCGTGGCCGAGCACCGAGGGCAGCTTCCAGCGGATGGTGCCGTTGATGATGGAAAGGTCCGAGTGGCAGATGCCGGTGGCCTTCATCTTGACCAGGACTTCGCCGGTCTTGGGCTTGTCGAGGGTGACATTGGCCACGGAAAATTCATTGACTGCGTGTGCGACTACCGCCTTCATAACGGTCGGACCTCCTCAGGAACTGGAACTATTGAAACGGGCTGGGTGGAAGGGCGCGAGTCTAGCGTGTTTTCCACCCAGCCGTGAGCGGCTCAGGCCGCCTTGCGTCGGCGCGCCAGCGCCAGCAAGCCGAACGCGGGGGCGAACAGCCACGCGGCGCCCGGCAGCGGCACCGGCGTCGGCTCGAAGGCCGCCGCGAACACGTCCGCCACCAGGGCGTGCACGCCGGTGGTCGGGTGCACGCCATCCCAGAACACGTGGCTGGACGGGTCCGCGCAGGCGCTGTCGTCGAACAGGTCGTCGACGCAGGGCGTGGTGGTGTCGGTAAAGCCCAGCGCCGCGGCGTTGGCGAGCAGGGCGTTGAAGGCGCCGAAGATGTCGACCACGTGGACCTTGCCGCCGCCGCCCGCGGCGAGGCTCACAAGGCCGTTGTTGAATGCCAGCGTCGCGCCAGTGAGTTCAGGGGAACGGCCAGTCGCGATGCCGCTCGGCGTGCGCCCGAGATCGGGCAGGTTGCCGACGAACACGTCGACCGCGCCGAGCGCGAGCAGTTGATCGATGGCGTTGCCGACGTTCGTGAGCGAAATCGGCACCACGTCCAGCGGCGAGGCGAAGCCGATACTGACCGCGTTGTTGATGTCGTTGGCACCGATCCACAGCGCGAAAGCGGTGTTCTGGCCGGTGACGTTTGGCACCAAGGGCAGCTGGGCGTTGAGGCCCGTGGCGGCATTGGCGAGCAGGCCGCCGAACAGCGGCACGGCGCTGAAGTCATCATCACCGGCGTTGTCGCGGCCGTTGATGACGCCGGAGAACGCGCCGCCCATGGCGGCATTGCCGATGGCGATACCGGGATGGCTCGCCGCATAGTACTCGGCCCACACCGGGCCATTGCTGAAGCGGCCCGGGAAGTAAGGCTCGTTCGGCTCCGCGAAGAAACCGAAGCTCGCACTCGACAGTGCGCTGAACAGCCGCCCCGTGTCGGACAGGCTGTCGCCCAGTATGCCGAGGGTGGAAAAGGCGGCGTGGGCCGGCATCTGGCAGGCGGCCAGTGCTAGCCCTAGGAATGCGGAACGAATCTTCATGGTGTACCTACCTTGGTTCGAGAATGAAACCGGGTACTGAATATAGCACCGCGAGCGCACGCCACCGTTCGCATTGGCCGTCGCCCTTGGCTAGAATCGTGACTCGCTCCCGGGTTCGGCGCCGACTTTCGCGTTGGGTCGGGCGTGGTGCGTGGGCAAACAACGATGGAGGCGACGACGGTGATTCGAGCAAGCAACATCCTGCGTGTCGGATTCGCGCTGGCCGCGTGGTGCGGCGCAGCCCTGGCCGCCGACCCGATTCCGCCCGAGAAAATCGGCGTGGCCCCGGCGCCCGCGGCGACCCCCCATCGGCTGTACCTGACGGACCTGCAGATTGCGCACATCACCGATGGCCTGGTGCACATCGTCGACGGTCAGTCCTTCAAGTACCTCGGCATGTTCTCCACCGGCCTGTTCGGCATCACGGCGCTCAGTGCCGACAGCTCCGAGATGCTGGTTGCCTCCACCTACTACAGCAAGCGCAATCGCGGTGACCGCTTCGACCAGCTCGAGGCTTACGACACCAAGACCTTCGCGCTCAAGAAAGAAATCCAGATCCCGGCCAAGCACGCCATGGCGCTACCCTACAAGGGCACCATCGCGCCGTCGGTCGACGACGCCTGGGTGTTCATCCAGAACGCCACGCCGCTGTCGTCGGTGACGGTGGTCGACCACAAGGCCTGGAAGGTCACCGCCGAGATCCCGACGCTGGGCTGCTGGATCGTGCTGCCATCGCAGAGCAACCCGCGCCGCTTCGCGACCCTGTGCGGCGACGGCACGCTGGTCACCGTGACCTTGAACGAGAAGGGCGACAGCGCCACCCAGGCGCGCAGCGAGAAGCTGTTCGACGCCGACAAGGACCCCTTGTTCGTGCAGGGCGAGCGCGTCGGCGACAGCTATTACTTCGTGTCCTACGAAGGCAACGTCAAGGTCATCAATGTCGCCGGCGACACCGCCAAGCTCGAAGACAGCTGGTCGCTGGTCGACGACGCGGACAAAAAGGCCGGCTGGAAACCGGGCGGCTACCAGCTGCAGGCCGTGCATGCACAGACCAAGCGCCTGTACGTGGGCATGCATGACGGCGCCAAGAACGGCAGCCACAAGAATCCGGCCAAGGAGATCTGGGTGTTCGATCTGGCCACCAAGAAGCGCATCCAGCGTGCGCCGGGCTCGAATTCCATCGCCATGGCCCTGACCAAGGAAGCCAAGCCCACGCTCTATGCCTATGACGGCATGAATCTCAATTTCGTGCGCTACGAGACAGCGCCGGAATTGAAACCGGTGGCGAGCGGCGACAAGGTCGGCGATTTCGCGGGCCTCGTCGAGACCCATTGAGCCCATGTCCCTGGACCCGGTGGTGACGCATCTCGTGGCGGCGGCGCTCGCCATGCTGCTGCTGATCGGCGCGTGGCAGAAGCTGCGCGACCAGCTGGCGTTTCGCACCGCGCTCGAAGCCTATGACATCGTGCCGGCCAACAGCCTGTCGGCGCTCGCCGCATGGCTGCTGCCCTGCGCCGAAGTGCTGGCCGCGGTGGCGCTGGTGGTCGATCGCACGCGTGGCTATGGCGTGGCCCTGGCCGCGCTGCTGCTGTGCGTGGTGACGGCCGCCGTGATCGTCAACCTGCTGCGTGGCCGCACCGATCTCGGCTGCGGCTGCGGCGGCATCGAAGATGAACAGACACTGTCCTGGGCACTGGTGGCGCGCAACGGCGTACTGCTGCTGTTGCTGGCGGTAGTGGCGATGGAGCCTGCCGCGCGCGACCTCAACGGGCTCGATTACCTGACGGTCGCGGCCGGCGCCTGTGCGCTCTATGGCCTGTATGCGATGGTCAATCAATTGCTCGCCAACCAGCCGCGCCTCGCGCGCCTGAGGACGCTCGCATGAACGAGGCCTTGCTGGTGGCGGTGGTGGTGCTGTGGATCCTGGTCATCGCGCTGGTGGTGGCGGTGTTCGCGCTGGCCCGCCAGATCGGCGTGCTCTACGAACGCGTGGCGCCGATGGGCGCGCTCATGATGGACGAGGGCCCGAAGGTCGGCGACCTCGCGCCGGTGTTCAACCTGGCGACGCTGGCCGGGCCGCGCGTGCAGGTCGGCGCGCCGGGCACGCACAGCACCCTGGTGTTCTTCGTCTCGCCCACCTGCCCGGTGTGCAAGAAGCTCATTCCGGTGCTGCGCTCGTCGGCCAAGGTCGAAAGCGCGTGGCTGCGCATCGTGCTGGCCAGCGACGGTGATGAAGCGCGCCAGCGCGCCTTCTACGAGAAGGCTGAACTCGGCGATTTTCCCTACGTGCTCTCCACCGATCTCGGCATGGCCTACAAGGTCGGCAAGCTGCCGTTCGCGGTCTTGATCGATGAACAGGGACGGGTGCGCGCCAAGGGCCTCATCAATTCGCGCGAGCAGTTGGAAAGCCTCTTCACGGCCAAGGATCTGGGCGTGGAGTCGATTCAGGAATATTTGCAGAAAGCATAACCACGAGTGGGGACCCGCTTATGAAATGGTTCGACGAGTTTATCGAGCGTCAGACGCGCGCCGTGGCGCAAAAGACCTCGCGGCGCAGTGCGTTGACGAAAATCAGCCGCGCGCTGGTCGGAACCGCGTTCCTGCTGCCGGTGTTGCCGTTCGCGCGCGTGGCCCAGGCCGCCCACGGCGGCGGCGCCGCGCCCGATACCAAGCTCGATCCCATGAACGACACCCACTGCGAATACTGGCGCTATTGTTCGCTGGACGGTTTCCTGTGTACCTGCTGCGGCGGATCGACCACGCAGTGCCCGCCGGGGACACAGGCCTCGTCGGTGACCTGGATCGGCACCTGCCACAATCCTGACGATGGTCGCGACTACATCGTCAGCTACAACGACTGCTGCGGCGTCGCGTCCTGTGGTCGCTGTTTCTGCAATACCAACGAAGGCGAGCGCCCCGGCTACCGGATGTCGGTGCACAACGACGTCAACTGGTGCATGGGCAACGAGAGCAGCATCTACCACTGCACGGTGTCGGTGGTGCTGGGTGTATCGGGCGGCGCCGGCTGAACGTGCGCCTCCGTCGTTTTCCGCCGGTCGCGGCCCTGCTCGTCGCGACCCTCGTCGCGACCCTCGCCGCGAGCGTCGCGGCCGGACCTTCCGTGCAGACTGCCCACACCACGCCCGCCGAACTCGATTACCTGCAATTCTGCTCTGGCTGCCATCAGGACGATGGTGGCGGTAGCGTCGCCAACCACGTGCCGCGTCTGCCGGGCAGCGTCGGCCATTTCGCCCGCACCGCCGAGGGGCGGGCCTTCCTGATCCAGGTCGGCGGCGTGGCCCAGGCGCCGATCTCGGACGCGGCGGTGGCGGCGCTGTTGAACTGGATGCTGCCGGCATTCGACGGCGCCAACCTGCCGCAAGACTTCGCGCCCTACAGCGCCGCCGAAGTTGCCAAGGCGCGGGCCGTGCGTCCGGGCGACCTCGCGGCGGCGCGCGCGGTGATCGCGGCGCAGCTCCGTGCACAGGGCATCGAGGTCGCGAAGTACTGACCGCGTCGCCTTCCGCGCAGTTCGCTTCTACCTCGATGGATAGCGGATTTCCCTAGTACATTTCCACATTTAGCGCGCTTCAAAGCCTTGGCAGGTCGCGACCATACGGCGTAGAATCTCGGCCCGTTCTCGCATGTCGTACCCACCGGGATTGGACAGCCATCCCGCACGGAGGAGTGGCGATTGAAGCCCACAGATATCGGTAATCCCAACTACTTTCACAAAGTCGTTGACTGTCAGTGGGCCTGCCCGGCCCATACCCCTGTCCCCGAATACATTCGCCTGATCGCGGCCGGCCGTTACGCCGACGCCTACATGGTCAATTGGAAGTCGAATGTGTTCCCCGGCATTCTCGGTCGCACCTGCGACCGTCCCTGCGAACCGGCCTGCCGGCGCGGGCGTGTCGAGGAAGAGCCGGTCGCCATCTGCCGCCTGAAGCGCGTCGCCGCCGACTACAAGGGCGACGTCAGCGCGCGCATGCCAGCGCCGGCCGCAAGCAAGAACGGCAAGCGCGTGGCCTGCATCGGCGGCGGCCCGGCCTCGCTGACGGTCGCGCGCGATCTCGCGCCGCTCGGCTACGACGTCACGGTCTACGACGGCGCCGAACGCGCCGGCGGCATGATTCGCAGCCAGATCCCGAAATTCCGCCTGCCCGAGGAAGTGATCGACGAAGAGGTCGGCTACATCCTGAACCAGGGCGTCAATTTCAAGAGCGGCGTGTGGGTCAACTCGCTGAAGGACATCCTGGCGGAAAAATACGACGCGGTGTTCGTCGGCACCGGCGCACCGCGCGGCCGCGATCTGAACATCCCGGGTCGCAAGGAAGCCGCCGAGCACATCCACATCGGCATCGACTGGCTGTCGTCGGTCGCTTTCGGCCACATCGACAAGATCGCCAAGCGCGTCATCGTGCTCGGCGGCGGCAACACCGCGATGGACTGCTGCCGTTCTTCCAAGCGCCTCGGCGGCGAGGAAGTCACGGTCATCGTGCGTTCCAGCTTCGAGGAAATGAAAGCCTCGCCGTGGGAAAAGGAAGACGCCCAGCACGAAGGCATTCCGATTCTGAACTTCATGGTGCCGAAGACCTTCGAGCACGACAACGGCAAGCTGACCGGCATGACCTTCGAAACCGTGCGCGCCGAGTACGACGCCAAGGGTCGCCGCTCGCTGGTGCCTACCGGTGAAGCGGACAAGTTCGTACCCTGCGACGCGGTGCTGATCGCGGTCGGCCAGGAGAACGCCTTCCCCTGGATCGAACGCGACATCGGGCTCGAGTTCAACGAATGGGACATGCCCAAGCTCAACGAAGCGACCTTCCAGTCCACCATCCCGAACGTGTTCTTCGGCGGTGACGCGGCGCTCGGTCCCAAGAACATCATCTGGGCCGTCGCCCATGGTCACGACGCCGCGGTCTCGATCGACAAGTTCCTGAACGGCGATGTGCTCGAGGATCGCCCGCTGCCGGCCGTGGCCGTGACCTCGCAGAAGATGGGCATCCACGAGTGGAGCTACGACAACGATGTCTCCAACGACCATCGTTTCAAGGTGCCGCTGAAGGATCTCAAGCAGGCGCTAGCCAATATCAAGGTCGAGGTCGAACTCGGCTTCGATCAGAAACTGGCGCTGGCCGAAGCCGAGCGTTGCTTGAACTGCGACGTGCAGACCGTCTTCACCGACAAGCTGTGCATCGAGTGCGATGCCTGCGTCGACATCTGCCCGGTCGATTGCATCAACTTCACCGCCAACGGCGAGGAAGTCGAGGTGCGTTCGCGGCTGCGCGCGCCATCCACCGAGAAGTCCCAGGATCTCTACGTGTCCGGTCCGCTCAAGACCGAGCGCGTGATGATCAAGGACGAGAACGTCTGCCTGCATTGCGGCCTGTGTGCCGAGCGCTGCCCGACGGGCGCCTGGGACATGCAGAAATACCTGATGGAGATGGAACATGCAGGACCGGGCTGCCGCGGCAAGCGCGCCGGCGCCCGCGCGGCCTGATCGGAGCCTTGCAAACCACATGAAGAAGCAACTCGCAGCGGTCAACGACTTCGTCGTCAAGTTCGCCAACGTCAACGGCTCGGGCTCGGCCTCGGCCAACACGCTGTTCGCCAAGTCCATCATGCGCATGGGTGTGCCGGTCAGCCCGCGCAACATCTTTCCGTCCAACATCCAGGGCCTGCCGACCTGGTACGAAGTGCGGGTGTCGGAGCGCGGCTGGCTGGGGCGCCGTGGCGGCGTCGATCTGATGGTCGCCATGAATCCCCAGACCTGGAACGAGGACGTCAAGGAAATCGCCGCCGGCGGTTACCTGTTCTACGATTCCACCAAGCCCATGCCGGCCTCCAAGTTCCGTGATGACATCACCGTCATCGGCATGCCGCTGACCCAGATCTGCAACCGCACCTATACCGATGCGCGCCAGCGTCAGCTGTTCAAGAACATCATCTATGTCGGCGCGCTGTCGGCGCTGCTGGACATCGACCCGGAAGCGATCAAGAAGCTGATTGCCGAGCAGTACCGCGGCAAGGAAGCGCTGCTCGATTCCAACATCAAGGCCTTCGAGATGGGCCGCGATTACGCGCGCGCCGAGTTCAAGTGCCCGATAGGGCTGCGCTGCGAAGCGCGCGACGCGGTCGGCGACCAGATCTTCCTGGAAGGCAACAGCGCGGCGGCCTTGGGCGCGGTCTATGGCGGCGCGACGGTGTGCGCCTGGTATCCGATCACGCCGTCGTCCTCGGTGGCCGAGGCCTTCGAGCGTCACTGCAAGAAATTCCGTCGCGAGCCGGAAACCGGCGACGCGCGTTTCGCCATCATCCAGGCCGAGGACGAACTCGCCTCGATCGGCATGGTGATCGGCGCGGCCTGGAACGGCTCGCGCTCTTTCACCGCGACCTCCGGCCCGGGCATCTCGCTCATGCAGGAGTTCATCGGTCTCGCCTATTTCGCCGAGATCCCGGCGGTCATCATCGACGTGCAGCGCGGCGGTCCGTCGACCGGCATGCCGACCCGCACCCAGCAGTCGGATGTCTTGTCCTGCGCCTACGCGTCCCACGGCGACACCAAGCACGTGTTGCTGTTCCCGGAAGACCCGCGCGAAGCCTTCGAGCTGACGGCACTGGCCTTCGACTATGCCGACCGCCTGCAGACGCCAATCTTCGTGATGTCCGATCTCGACATCGGCATGAACGAGCGCCTGTGCAAGCCGCTGTCCTGGGATGACAGCAAGCTCATCGATCGCGGCAAGGTCATGACCGAGGAAATGCTCGACGCCGGCACGGCCTTCGGCCGCTACCTCGACGTCGACGGCGATGGCATTCCCTATCGCACCTATCCTGGCACGCACCCGAAGTCGGGCGCCTATTTCACGCGCGGCACCACCAAGGACCGCATGGCGAAATACAGCGAGGCGGGCCCGGACTACATCGAGAACATGGAGCGCCTGCTCAAGAAGTTCGAGACCGCCAAGAGCATCCTGCCGGCGCCGGTGCGTCATGCCAACAAGGTCGCGACGCGGATCGGCGTCATGTACTACGGCTCGACTTCGCCGGCCATGGAAGAAGCCTTCGAACTGCTGCAGGAAGACGGCATCGTGGTCGACGGTCTGCGCATCCGCGCCTTCCCCTTCCACGAGGACGTCGAGAAGTTCGTGGCCGCGCACGACATGGTGTTCCTGGTCGAACAGAACCGCGATGCGCAGCTGCGCACCCTGCTCATGACCGAGTGCGAGATGGACCCGGCCAAGCTCACGCCGGTGCTGCACTACGATGGCACGCCGATCACGGCGCGCTTCATCGCCGGCGCCATCGGCGCCAAGCTCGGTGCGAAGAACGCCCAGGCGCAACGCAGCGCCGCTGGTAACTGACAAGGCAGCAAACGCATGACCTACATCGCCAAACCCAAGCTCAATCACCCGCAGGCCGCGATCAATACGCTCGGCTTCACGCGCCGCCATTACGAGGGCACGATCTCGACGCTGTGCGCCGGCTGCGGCCACGACTCGATCAGCGGCGCCATCATCCAGGCCTTCTTCGAGCTGTCCATCGAGCCGCACCGCGTGGCCAAGCTGTCCGGCATCGGTTGCTCGTCCAAGACCCCGACCTACTTCCTCGGCGGATCCCATGGCTTCAACAGCGTGCATGGCCGCATGCCGTCGGTGCTGACCGGCGCCAACCTCGCCAACCGCGATCTGATCTACCTCGGCGTGTCGGGCGACGGTGACTCGGCGTCCATCGGCTTTGGCCAGTTCGCCCACTCCATTCGTCGCGGCGTGAACATGCTGTACGTGGTGGAGAACAATGGCGTGTATGGCCTCACCAAGGGCCAGTTCTCGGCCACCGCCGACCAGGGCTCGAAGTCCAAGAAGGGCGCCATCAACAGCGATTCGCCCATCGATCTCGTCAGCGTCGCCATGCAGCTCGGCGCGACTTTCGTCGCGCGCAGCTTCTCCGGTGACAAGACCCAGCTGGTGCCGCTCTTGAAGGCAGCCATCCAGCACAAGGGCGCGGCTTTCATCGACGTGCTGTCGCCGTGCGTGGCGTTCAACAACCACGGTGGTTCGACCAAGAGCTACGACTACCTGCGCGAGCACAACGAAGCGGTCAATCGCCTCGACTTCATTCCGAAGCGCGAGGAGATCACCACCGATTACGCGCCCGGCACGGTCGAAGACATCGAGCAGCACGACGGCAGCGTGGTGCGCCTGCACAAGGTCGCCGAGGATTACGATCCTTACGACCGCATTGCCGCCATGAACTACCTGCAGGCCCATGCCGCGCGTGGTGAACTGGTGACCGGCCTCTTGTATCTCGACCGTGAGCCCGAAGATCTGCATTCGCATCTCGGCACGGTCAAGGCGCCGCTCAACACGCTCGGCGACAAGGAACTGTGCCCCGGCGCCAAGGCGCTGGATGCCATCAACGCGTCCCTGCGTTGACTGAAACGGGCACGGGCGCTCTGCCCGTGCCTGGTAGACCTTCGCGCGGGTCTTGCCACTCAGTGACTGAATGTCAGACTGAAGTCTGACCCACAATCTTCGGGGACGGCCCTTTGTGGGTCAGACTTCAGTCTGACATTGCTCGATATCTTCCCGTTATTGGTCGATCCATACCATCGATGACGGGTTCCTGCCCGCGCATTGCGCGGCGCACTTTCACGCGCTTGATCCCCGTCAAGTCTGTCCCGCGCTGATCCCTTACCAATACCGTGGTGCGGGCTTGTCCGCGCGTAGCGAAGGGGAGAGGCGCATGAGAACCAGCTATCGGACCGGATTGGGGTGTTTGACCTTGCTCGCCGTCGGCGTCGCGCAGGCGGGCACGCTCGAGGGCACGGTACGTGTCGCCGACCAGCCGCTGGCGGGCGCGATGGTGAGCCTCGCCAACGGCCAGGGCATGACCGACTCGGCATACAGCGACGCGAACGGCCATTACGTCCTGAGCACGCGCCTCGACGGCGCGCTCAAGCTGCGCGTGCGCAAGCGCTATCACAAGGACGAGCTCAGCGATGTATCGTTGGCGGCCGATGCGCAAAGCAAACTCGACTTCACGCTCGCGCCGCTCACCGACGCCAAGGAATTGTCCGACGACCATCCGTCGCTGTCGCACTTCGCGCAGATCGATTTCGACAAGGATGAAAAAGCGCCCTTCTCGCGCGCCAACTTCACGCGCGACTGCCTGAGCTGTCATTCCATCGGTAATCTCACCACGCGCTGGCCGCGTCCGCCCGAAGGCTGGGTGCCGACCGTGCAGCGCATGCATGGCTATCTCGGCAATGCCGACATGGACTTGATCAAGCTGCGCGCCGAGCGCCTGTCCAAGGCCATGGACGGACGGCTGGTCAATTCACGGCCCGAAGTGCCCTACGACGCCTTGTTGGCGCAGGCCACGGTCCATCAATACCGGCTGCCCGATACCGTGGTGCCGCACGACGCCGAGTACTCGCCGACCTACGACAAGGTCTATCTTTCCGAGATGTTCGCCGGCGAAGTGTTGGAGACCGATCTCAAGAGCGGCAAGACCCTGCATTTCAAACTGCCGGATGACGGCGAAAAGGCCGGCGGTGAATTCACGCGCCGCGGCATGCCGGCGCCCTATGGCCTGACCATCGCACGCGCGCCCCACAGTCTCGCCGAGGGGCCGGACGGCAAGATCTATCTGACCGATTCGATTG contains the following coding sequences:
- a CDS encoding amine dehydrogenase, encoding MIRASNILRVGFALAAWCGAALAADPIPPEKIGVAPAPAATPHRLYLTDLQIAHITDGLVHIVDGQSFKYLGMFSTGLFGITALSADSSEMLVASTYYSKRNRGDRFDQLEAYDTKTFALKKEIQIPAKHAMALPYKGTIAPSVDDAWVFIQNATPLSSVTVVDHKAWKVTAEIPTLGCWIVLPSQSNPRRFATLCGDGTLVTVTLNEKGDSATQARSEKLFDADKDPLFVQGERVGDSYYFVSYEGNVKVINVAGDTAKLEDSWSLVDDADKKAGWKPGGYQLQAVHAQTKRLYVGMHDGAKNGSHKNPAKEIWVFDLATKKRIQRAPGSNSIAMALTKEAKPTLYAYDGMNLNFVRYETAPELKPVASGDKVGDFAGLVETH
- a CDS encoding 2-oxoacid:ferredoxin oxidoreductase subunit beta, which translates into the protein MTYIAKPKLNHPQAAINTLGFTRRHYEGTISTLCAGCGHDSISGAIIQAFFELSIEPHRVAKLSGIGCSSKTPTYFLGGSHGFNSVHGRMPSVLTGANLANRDLIYLGVSGDGDSASIGFGQFAHSIRRGVNMLYVVENNGVYGLTKGQFSATADQGSKSKKGAINSDSPIDLVSVAMQLGATFVARSFSGDKTQLVPLLKAAIQHKGAAFIDVLSPCVAFNNHGGSTKSYDYLREHNEAVNRLDFIPKREEITTDYAPGTVEDIEQHDGSVVRLHKVAEDYDPYDRIAAMNYLQAHAARGELVTGLLYLDREPEDLHSHLGTVKAPLNTLGDKELCPGAKALDAINASLR
- a CDS encoding FAD-dependent oxidoreductase, giving the protein MKPTDIGNPNYFHKVVDCQWACPAHTPVPEYIRLIAAGRYADAYMVNWKSNVFPGILGRTCDRPCEPACRRGRVEEEPVAICRLKRVAADYKGDVSARMPAPAASKNGKRVACIGGGPASLTVARDLAPLGYDVTVYDGAERAGGMIRSQIPKFRLPEEVIDEEVGYILNQGVNFKSGVWVNSLKDILAEKYDAVFVGTGAPRGRDLNIPGRKEAAEHIHIGIDWLSSVAFGHIDKIAKRVIVLGGGNTAMDCCRSSKRLGGEEVTVIVRSSFEEMKASPWEKEDAQHEGIPILNFMVPKTFEHDNGKLTGMTFETVRAEYDAKGRRSLVPTGEADKFVPCDAVLIAVGQENAFPWIERDIGLEFNEWDMPKLNEATFQSTIPNVFFGGDAALGPKNIIWAVAHGHDAAVSIDKFLNGDVLEDRPLPAVAVTSQKMGIHEWSYDNDVSNDHRFKVPLKDLKQALANIKVEVELGFDQKLALAEAERCLNCDVQTVFTDKLCIECDACVDICPVDCINFTANGEEVEVRSRLRAPSTEKSQDLYVSGPLKTERVMIKDENVCLHCGLCAERCPTGAWDMQKYLMEMEHAGPGCRGKRAGARAA
- a CDS encoding SGNH/GDSL hydrolase family protein; translation: MKIRSAFLGLALAACQMPAHAAFSTLGILGDSLSDTGRLFSALSSASFGFFAEPNEPYFPGRFSNGPVWAEYYAASHPGIAIGNAAMGGAFSGVINGRDNAGDDDFSAVPLFGGLLANAATGLNAQLPLVPNVTGQNTAFALWIGANDINNAVSIGFASPLDVVPISLTNVGNAIDQLLALGAVDVFVGNLPDLGRTPSGIATGRSPELTGATLAFNNGLVSLAAGGGGKVHVVDIFGAFNALLANAAALGFTDTTTPCVDDLFDDSACADPSSHVFWDGVHPTTGVHALVADVFAAAFEPTPVPLPGAAWLFAPAFGLLALARRRKAA
- a CDS encoding Zn-dependent alcohol dehydrogenase → MKAVVAHAVNEFSVANVTLDKPKTGEVLVKMKATGICHSDLSIINGTIRWKLPSVLGHEGAGIVEEVGEGVTNVKPGDHVVLSFVPNCGNCYFCDHHEPHLCAQNKPHGGLIDGTSRVKLDGKEITVMSFLGNMAEYCVVPSVCVVSIDKSHDFKAAALVGCGVTTGVGAAIKTAEVKPGSTVAVFGCGGVGLNVIQGARIAGAAKIIAVDLSAERMELARSFGATDVIDPKTDAFKQVLDMTNGIGVDYAFEVVGMGKLVEACFKATRMGGMTVLVGVGRADDRFSFNAMIVPFTAKTIRGCMYGSANFKVDFPMYLDLYRQKKLDLDRLVTRTYTIDEAPEAFADLEKGVNARGVIVY
- a CDS encoding 2-oxoacid:acceptor oxidoreductase subunit alpha, with protein sequence MKKQLAAVNDFVVKFANVNGSGSASANTLFAKSIMRMGVPVSPRNIFPSNIQGLPTWYEVRVSERGWLGRRGGVDLMVAMNPQTWNEDVKEIAAGGYLFYDSTKPMPASKFRDDITVIGMPLTQICNRTYTDARQRQLFKNIIYVGALSALLDIDPEAIKKLIAEQYRGKEALLDSNIKAFEMGRDYARAEFKCPIGLRCEARDAVGDQIFLEGNSAAALGAVYGGATVCAWYPITPSSSVAEAFERHCKKFRREPETGDARFAIIQAEDELASIGMVIGAAWNGSRSFTATSGPGISLMQEFIGLAYFAEIPAVIIDVQRGGPSTGMPTRTQQSDVLSCAYASHGDTKHVLLFPEDPREAFELTALAFDYADRLQTPIFVMSDLDIGMNERLCKPLSWDDSKLIDRGKVMTEEMLDAGTAFGRYLDVDGDGIPYRTYPGTHPKSGAYFTRGTTKDRMAKYSEAGPDYIENMERLLKKFETAKSILPAPVRHANKVATRIGVMYYGSTSPAMEEAFELLQEDGIVVDGLRIRAFPFHEDVEKFVAAHDMVFLVEQNRDAQLRTLLMTECEMDPAKLTPVLHYDGTPITARFIAGAIGAKLGAKNAQAQRSAAGN
- a CDS encoding amine dehydrogenase: MKWFDEFIERQTRAVAQKTSRRSALTKISRALVGTAFLLPVLPFARVAQAAHGGGAAPDTKLDPMNDTHCEYWRYCSLDGFLCTCCGGSTTQCPPGTQASSVTWIGTCHNPDDGRDYIVSYNDCCGVASCGRCFCNTNEGERPGYRMSVHNDVNWCMGNESSIYHCTVSVVLGVSGGAG
- the mauD gene encoding methylamine dehydrogenase accessory protein MauD — protein: MNEALLVAVVVLWILVIALVVAVFALARQIGVLYERVAPMGALMMDEGPKVGDLAPVFNLATLAGPRVQVGAPGTHSTLVFFVSPTCPVCKKLIPVLRSSAKVESAWLRIVLASDGDEARQRAFYEKAELGDFPYVLSTDLGMAYKVGKLPFAVLIDEQGRVRAKGLINSREQLESLFTAKDLGVESIQEYLQKA
- a CDS encoding methylamine utilization protein MauE, yielding MSLDPVVTHLVAAALAMLLLIGAWQKLRDQLAFRTALEAYDIVPANSLSALAAWLLPCAEVLAAVALVVDRTRGYGVALAALLLCVVTAAVIVNLLRGRTDLGCGCGGIEDEQTLSWALVARNGVLLLLLAVVAMEPAARDLNGLDYLTVAAGACALYGLYAMVNQLLANQPRLARLRTLA